The following proteins are co-located in the Silene latifolia isolate original U9 population chromosome 1, ASM4854445v1, whole genome shotgun sequence genome:
- the LOC141611265 gene encoding carbamoyl phosphate synthase small chain, chloroplastic-like, protein MMLILELSAITRRLREDGSLIGVLSAEKSKSDEQLLETACSWDIVGVDLISGVTCQAPYQWVDKTDDNWEFNIDVDMENLSMSLLMILWSSKTF, encoded by the exons ATGATGTTGATACTCGAGCTATCAGCTATCACTCGTAGACTGCGGGAAGATGGGAGCCTTATTGGTGTATTGAGTGCAGAAAAATCAAAATCCGATGAGCAGCTCTTAGAAACGGCTTGTTCTTGGGACATAGTTG GAGTTGATTTGATAAGTGGTGTAACATGCCAGGCTCCTTATCAGTGGGTTGATAAAACAGATGATAACTGGGAGTTTAATATAGATGTCGACATGGAGAATCTTTCAAT GTCGTTGCTTATGATTTTGTGGTCAAGCAAAACATTTTGA
- the LOC141586978 gene encoding uncharacterized protein LOC141586978, whose product MQVKKQHRRKTEKVANLVIFGQTICSAKFGSWTEPLEGFYLAIVCDKHMILLLGDMRKEAFKKTSATSVPITPLLLQKGSMFMGRNTKNFMQVKRLQWKFRGNHTILVDGIPVEVFWDVHSWLFGTSPGSAVFMFRTSLSAEKLWVSQPLCDPTLLHWSQSQRFRDSQSHQLGFSLILYAWKQE is encoded by the exons ATGCAAGTGAAAAAGCAGCACCGCCG CAAAACCGAAAAAGTCGCTAATTTGGTCATATTCGGACAAACAATTTGTTCTGCTAAATTTGGATCCTGGACTGAACCGTTAGAGGGTTTTTACTTGGCAATTGTCTGTGATAAGCATATGATTTTGCTTCTTGGAGATATGAGGAAGGAGGCTTTTAAAAAGACTAGTGCTACCTCGGTCCCTATTACGCCTCTTTTATTGCAAAAAGGGAGCATGTTTATGGGAAGAA ATACGAAAAATTTCATGCAAGTGAAGAGGCTTCAATGGAAATTCCGTGGTAATCACACTATCCTGGTTGATGGGATTCCAGTAGAAGTATTCTGGGATGTCCATAGTTGGCTTTTTGGCACGTCCCCTGGAAGCGCGGTTTTCATGTTTAGAACTAGTTTGTCTGCGGAGAAGCTATGGGTTAGCCAGCCCCTTTGTGATCCGACTTTGCTGCATTGGTCGCAGTCTCAAAGATTTCGCGATTCTCAATCACATCAACTTGGTTTCTCGTTGATTTTGTATGCCTGGAAGCAAGAGTAG